One Alkalibaculum bacchi genomic window carries:
- a CDS encoding arsenate reductase family protein, whose amino-acid sequence MKFQFICYSKCSTCTKAKKWLEANHIEFEERPIKDENPTVDELREWIPKSGYPIKRFFNTSGKIYRDLNLKDRLPQMTGEEQVKLLATDGMLVKRPILVGDDIVLVGFKEEEWKQIL is encoded by the coding sequence ATGAAATTCCAATTTATATGTTATTCAAAATGTAGTACATGTACGAAAGCGAAAAAATGGCTAGAAGCAAATCATATCGAATTTGAAGAAAGACCTATTAAAGACGAGAATCCAACAGTAGATGAGTTAAGAGAATGGATACCTAAGAGCGGTTACCCAATCAAAAGGTTTTTTAACACTAGTGGAAAAATATATAGAGACCTCAACCTAAAAGACCGCTTACCACAAATGACAGGGGAAGAACAAGTAAAGCTTTTAGCAACGGATGGAATGTTGGTTAAAAGGCCTATTCTTGTAGGTGATGATATTGTTTTAGTTGGTTTTAAAGAAGAAGAATGGAAACAAATTCTATAG
- the ade gene encoding adenine deaminase produces the protein MSTSERRIKVARGLEKADLVLKNGWIINVFTMNVEKVDVAICEGIICGVGIYEGIEEVDCTGYYIAPGFMDSHIHIESSMLHPQEFSNAVVPHGTTTIYTDPHEIANVCGVDGIDFMLDATGNIPLDVFFLLPSCIPSSPFDESGAFLDAEKLKPYYDNSRVLGLAELMDYEGTISGSRDILKKLEDASGKIVDGHGPSLSGKDLCAYVTAGVLSDHECTTLQEAKERIRLGQTVMIREGTAAKNLESLIELFAEPYYQRCILATDDRHPGSLKKEGHINFIIRKAVSFGVDPIKAIAMSTYQTARYFNLKDRGAIAPHYIADIIVLEDLKEFYVKKVYKKGKLVAENGNMIEYLSEPKNTDDKYKSIYHSFHISKLEESDFYIEEPSGDKRNQMRVISLVDNQITTTEQIEEYEPENNGINIHKDILKLAVVERHKGTGSIGLGYVSGYGLKSGAIASSVSHDSHNLIIIGTNEKDMALAANTVQEMEGGYVIANNGVIIDKLPLPIAGLMSDKKAEDLAEDMDKIKKRAYELGIAEGVDPFMTLAFISLPVIPELRLTTKGLVNVKEQKLVPNFLEG, from the coding sequence TTGAGTACATCAGAACGTAGAATAAAAGTAGCTAGAGGGCTTGAAAAAGCGGATCTGGTTTTAAAAAATGGATGGATTATCAATGTTTTTACAATGAATGTAGAAAAGGTAGATGTGGCTATTTGCGAAGGCATCATTTGTGGAGTTGGCATATACGAGGGAATAGAAGAAGTAGACTGCACAGGCTATTATATTGCCCCAGGATTTATGGATAGCCATATTCATATTGAGAGCTCCATGTTGCACCCTCAAGAATTTTCAAATGCTGTAGTTCCACATGGGACCACCACCATCTATACAGACCCACATGAAATTGCAAATGTGTGTGGCGTAGATGGAATAGATTTTATGCTAGATGCAACAGGCAATATTCCCTTAGATGTTTTTTTCTTGCTCCCATCTTGTATTCCCTCTTCACCATTTGATGAAAGTGGTGCTTTTTTAGATGCAGAAAAATTAAAGCCATATTATGATAATTCTAGAGTACTCGGTTTAGCAGAGTTAATGGATTATGAAGGAACCATTTCAGGGAGTAGAGATATTTTAAAAAAGCTAGAAGATGCTTCAGGCAAAATTGTCGATGGCCATGGACCATCATTAAGTGGTAAGGACCTTTGCGCCTATGTTACAGCTGGTGTTTTGTCTGATCACGAATGCACGACCTTACAAGAGGCTAAAGAGCGTATTCGATTAGGGCAGACAGTGATGATTCGAGAAGGTACTGCTGCAAAAAATTTAGAATCATTAATAGAATTATTTGCCGAACCTTATTACCAAAGATGTATTCTTGCCACAGATGATAGACATCCAGGAAGCCTTAAAAAGGAAGGTCATATTAACTTTATTATTCGAAAAGCCGTTTCTTTTGGAGTAGACCCGATTAAGGCTATTGCAATGAGTACCTATCAGACTGCAAGATACTTTAACTTAAAAGATCGTGGTGCTATTGCCCCTCATTATATTGCGGATATTATTGTCCTAGAGGATTTAAAAGAATTTTACGTAAAAAAGGTTTATAAGAAGGGTAAATTGGTGGCTGAAAATGGTAATATGATTGAATATTTATCTGAGCCAAAAAATACAGATGATAAGTATAAATCCATTTATCATTCTTTTCACATAAGTAAATTAGAGGAATCTGATTTTTATATTGAAGAACCTTCAGGAGACAAAAGGAATCAAATGAGAGTGATTTCTCTAGTGGATAATCAGATAACGACAACTGAACAAATAGAAGAATATGAACCTGAAAATAACGGAATTAATATTCATAAAGACATTCTAAAATTAGCTGTTGTGGAGAGGCACAAAGGGACAGGGAGTATAGGACTAGGGTATGTTTCGGGTTACGGTCTTAAAAGTGGCGCCATTGCCTCTTCTGTATCCCATGATTCTCATAATTTAATCATTATCGGAACCAATGAGAAGGATATGGCCCTTGCAGCAAACACCGTTCAAGAGATGGAAGGCGGATACGTTATTGCCAATAATGGAGTTATCATTGATAAACTCCCCTTACCTATAGCTGGCCTTATGAGCGATAAAAAGGCTGAGGATCTTGCAGAAGATATGGATAAGATTAAGAAAAGGGCTTATGAATTAGGAATTGCAGAAGGGGTTGATCCTTTTATGACATTGGCTTTTATAAGTCTACCTGTTATTCCAGAACTTCGATTGACGACAAAAGGATTAGTTAATGTAAAAGAGCAAAAACTTGTGCCAAACTTTTTAGAAGGGTAA